A genomic segment from Polyangium mundeleinium encodes:
- a CDS encoding SUKH-3 domain-containing protein, producing the protein MKQYFKHYAESELGVGTAYMEVTDGWPSRQVEVYGETWRWGDEAHNKYLADQPFEVLELGEEHEISVEEFERAWQEALKRSESLEWSAQTEARLMAAGWHKGRRDTRRVARWRQKLETPNGFRMSMAAEKALEEFGGLRVDCKGPGLACARGGFDVDPELASGEEDRFGDFRDQVGSDLFPLGEAYNGEVFLAIDGIGRVYLLGDRIQLAGTSIYSALDSILVGRLPRDIAGA; encoded by the coding sequence ATGAAGCAATACTTCAAGCATTACGCCGAGTCCGAACTCGGAGTGGGAACCGCATACATGGAGGTCACGGACGGCTGGCCGAGTCGCCAGGTCGAGGTCTATGGTGAGACGTGGCGGTGGGGGGACGAGGCTCACAACAAGTATCTCGCGGATCAACCCTTCGAGGTCCTCGAGCTTGGTGAAGAGCACGAGATCTCCGTGGAGGAGTTCGAGCGAGCGTGGCAGGAGGCGCTGAAGCGGTCCGAGTCTCTGGAATGGTCTGCACAAACCGAAGCCCGATTGATGGCCGCCGGATGGCACAAAGGTCGCCGAGATACGCGGCGTGTTGCAAGGTGGCGGCAAAAGCTGGAAACCCCCAACGGGTTTCGCATGTCGATGGCGGCCGAAAAAGCTCTGGAGGAGTTTGGCGGTCTTCGTGTGGACTGCAAAGGGCCCGGTCTCGCGTGCGCCCGCGGTGGCTTCGACGTGGACCCGGAGCTTGCGAGCGGCGAAGAGGACCGGTTCGGTGACTTCCGGGATCAGGTTGGGAGTGATCTCTTTCCCCTGGGCGAGGCGTACAATGGTGAGGTATTTCTCGCCATCGACGGCATAGGCCGCGTCTATCTTCTCGGTGACAGGATTCAACTGGCTGGGACCAGTATCTATAGCGCGCTGGACTCCATCTTGGTCGGGCGCTTGCCGAGGGACATCGCTGGGGCATAG
- a CDS encoding PAS domain-containing protein, with translation MLQSFLDACPGIYFVTSPEGVITMANREAARFFGEKGAVGRSLVETVHPEDRGAFQASWARLPKDGEALRAVSRLRGADGHDQAFSWSARRVSDGPAIHAVLLPAAPAAQPSENDPERILRVLLDNLDIAVTVVDRNGYVTLNDGKSLITSGLGPNFNLGKHLPEAYAHDPVILENVERALRGEDRHYIVEAHGVLWENWFSPVKNADGEVVGAICLSCDKSESKRAMQDMQNRLHLIERQQEVIRNLETPIIEVWDRVVTLPMVGVVDSARAARVMDDLLTAVSRQSARYAILDLTGVEIVDTATAAHILSLISAIRLLGAEGIITGIRPTVAQTVVSLGLDLSRVITCANLREGLRLCIRRMHAQAQADASVGALV, from the coding sequence ATGCTCCAATCCTTTCTCGACGCATGCCCGGGCATCTATTTCGTGACGAGCCCCGAGGGCGTCATTACAATGGCGAACCGGGAGGCCGCGCGCTTCTTCGGCGAGAAGGGCGCGGTGGGGCGCTCGCTCGTGGAGACGGTGCATCCCGAGGATCGGGGCGCCTTCCAGGCGTCATGGGCGCGTCTGCCGAAGGACGGCGAGGCGCTCCGCGCCGTGAGCAGGCTCCGGGGGGCGGACGGGCACGACCAGGCCTTCTCCTGGAGCGCGCGCCGGGTGAGCGATGGCCCCGCAATCCACGCCGTGCTCCTCCCCGCCGCGCCTGCCGCGCAGCCGAGCGAAAATGATCCGGAGCGGATCCTGCGCGTGCTGCTCGACAACCTGGACATCGCGGTGACCGTCGTGGATCGGAACGGCTATGTCACCTTGAATGACGGCAAGAGCCTGATCACGAGCGGCCTCGGACCCAACTTCAACCTCGGCAAGCACCTCCCCGAGGCGTACGCGCACGATCCCGTGATCCTGGAGAACGTCGAGCGCGCCCTTCGCGGCGAGGACCGTCACTACATCGTCGAAGCGCACGGCGTCCTCTGGGAGAACTGGTTTTCCCCGGTCAAGAACGCCGACGGCGAGGTCGTCGGCGCCATCTGCTTGTCGTGCGACAAGAGCGAATCGAAGCGCGCCATGCAGGACATGCAGAACAGGCTCCATCTCATCGAGCGTCAGCAGGAGGTCATCCGCAACCTGGAGACGCCGATCATCGAGGTATGGGACCGCGTGGTCACGCTCCCCATGGTGGGCGTCGTCGACAGCGCCCGCGCCGCGCGGGTGATGGACGACCTGCTCACGGCGGTCTCCCGGCAGAGCGCTCGTTATGCGATCCTGGACCTCACCGGCGTCGAGATCGTGGACACGGCGACGGCGGCCCACATCCTCTCGCTCATCTCGGCCATTCGCCTGCTCGGCGCCGAGGGCATCATCACGGGCATCCGGCCGACCGTCGCGCAAACCGTGGTGAGCCTCGGGCTCGACCTGTCACGCGTGATCACCTGCGCGAACCTGCGGGAGGGGCTCAGGCTCTGCATTCGGCGGATGCACGCGCAGGCGCAGGCGGATGCGAGTGTGGGGGCGCTGGTCTGA
- a CDS encoding WD40 repeat domain-containing protein, translating into MRTHLLGLLARVTAGILFPLVLGASGCCGCPMGLCTSLMKGLPGPGSSPPTTGPSLGVGGGAGASEAEAEEGEPSAPLAPEGAQAERQPVHGSAQEPSLSLDSRLPMRGALQKQANGKTRFVPHSATAAAPIGDGSSFVVAGVTGLWQHDTKTLAKRSRLVPGPVLDVAAAPDGTRFAYTLSGGRVRVVEYPSLKQSAAATVDVPVRMRFSADGKHVAFGSESDTVTLLDVATGKTHVFDTDEDVNDVFPMPDRPGEVAYASDDDEFAIVDVLKGRKVFGSEPLVERWRSTNRPFFTMRDQQAVAYDPVTKTLIGGGDDNMLWRVDDLRGSPSIRSPIELGGNVVEIACCAGQTAVDRAAYVAVDDLRVRAVALDGRLGPQFGPLMSSVGSFKIRIALVPSGDLLIAPQGTLYRWVPRTGEALRSSDYAAPAALSASALDADTVYVLCDTGVCMVHRVAHGAPAADVETVILGDLPGLGMRAILPFDGGTRAIVTSKDNKLRLVYLASGGALEAPIDTSAEASFGEKYARRDGGTHGCILPGGDVYEITASPRGARKVGTAAGSGPVSSFNWDVASKRWRIGRGAHGFVYVP; encoded by the coding sequence GTGCGCACCCACCTCCTCGGTCTCCTCGCGCGTGTCACGGCCGGGATCCTGTTTCCCCTCGTGCTAGGCGCATCGGGGTGCTGCGGCTGCCCGATGGGCCTGTGCACGTCGTTGATGAAGGGGCTGCCGGGGCCGGGATCGTCACCGCCCACGACGGGGCCTTCGCTCGGCGTCGGCGGCGGCGCGGGCGCATCCGAGGCCGAGGCCGAGGAGGGCGAGCCGAGCGCGCCGCTCGCGCCCGAGGGCGCGCAGGCCGAACGTCAACCCGTCCACGGGAGCGCGCAGGAGCCGAGCCTGAGCCTCGACAGCAGGCTGCCCATGCGCGGGGCGCTGCAGAAGCAGGCGAACGGCAAGACGCGCTTCGTGCCGCATTCGGCCACGGCCGCAGCGCCGATCGGGGACGGGTCGTCCTTCGTCGTCGCCGGCGTCACGGGCCTCTGGCAACACGATACGAAGACCCTGGCGAAGCGCTCGCGCCTCGTCCCCGGGCCCGTGCTGGATGTCGCCGCGGCGCCGGACGGCACGCGGTTCGCCTATACGCTTTCCGGCGGCCGCGTGCGGGTCGTCGAGTACCCGAGCCTCAAGCAGAGCGCGGCGGCGACCGTCGACGTGCCGGTTCGCATGCGGTTCTCCGCGGATGGCAAGCACGTCGCGTTTGGCTCGGAGAGCGATACGGTGACGCTCCTCGACGTAGCCACGGGCAAGACCCACGTGTTCGACACGGACGAGGACGTGAACGACGTCTTCCCCATGCCGGATCGGCCCGGCGAGGTCGCGTATGCGAGCGACGACGACGAGTTCGCGATCGTCGACGTCTTGAAGGGCCGCAAGGTGTTCGGCTCGGAGCCGCTCGTGGAGCGCTGGCGGTCCACGAACCGACCCTTCTTCACGATGCGCGATCAGCAAGCCGTCGCCTACGATCCCGTCACGAAGACGCTCATCGGCGGCGGGGACGACAACATGCTCTGGCGGGTCGACGATCTGCGCGGATCCCCTTCGATCCGGTCGCCCATCGAGCTCGGCGGCAACGTCGTGGAGATCGCCTGTTGCGCGGGGCAAACCGCGGTGGACCGCGCGGCCTACGTGGCCGTCGATGACCTCCGGGTGCGCGCCGTGGCCCTCGACGGGCGGCTCGGGCCGCAGTTCGGGCCGCTCATGAGCAGCGTGGGCTCGTTCAAGATCCGCATCGCGCTCGTGCCCTCGGGCGACCTGCTGATCGCGCCGCAAGGCACGCTCTACCGCTGGGTGCCGCGCACGGGCGAGGCGCTGCGCTCGTCCGATTACGCCGCGCCCGCCGCGCTCTCGGCGAGCGCGCTCGACGCCGACACGGTGTACGTGCTCTGCGACACGGGCGTCTGCATGGTCCACCGCGTGGCCCACGGCGCGCCCGCCGCGGACGTGGAGACGGTGATCCTCGGGGATCTTCCGGGCCTCGGGATGCGCGCGATCCTGCCGTTCGACGGCGGAACACGCGCGATCGTGACCTCGAAGGACAACAAGCTCCGGCTCGTGTACCTGGCCTCCGGCGGCGCGCTGGAGGCGCCGATCGACACGTCCGCGGAGGCCTCGTTCGGCGAGAAATACGCCCGGCGCGACGGCGGGACGCACGGGTGCATCCTGCCCGGCGGCGACGTCTACGAGATCACGGCGAGCCCACGCGGCGCCCGCAAGGTGGGCACGGCCGCGGGCAGCGGGCCCGTGTCGTCCTTCAACTGGGATGTGGCCTCGAAGCGCTGGCGCATCGGGCGCGGCGCGCACGGGTTCGTGTACGTCCCGTAG
- a CDS encoding enoyl-CoA hydratase/isomerase family protein yields MSLRIEPTEGALVLTIDRPKTRNALDRDLTRRLAEAIRVAEADPAVRGIVLTATGEETFVSGGDLHEISRAVREQAGPSVVLDMYEDLVLLETSALPVVAAVQGDVYGGGCELLLLCDMVIVEAHASLAFRHARMGLSPAWGGLTRLVERVGPIEAPRLMFSAEKIGAEEAARIGLVNEVVPKGTSRERAIERIGRIAGGARDVVAAQKRALTAVRAAMRGDAIERERATFAEVWGGPAHQAALDAFFKRRG; encoded by the coding sequence TTGAGCCTGCGGATCGAGCCTACGGAGGGCGCGCTCGTCCTCACGATCGACCGACCGAAGACCCGCAACGCCCTCGACCGAGACCTCACCCGCCGCCTCGCCGAGGCCATCCGCGTGGCCGAGGCCGATCCCGCGGTCCGCGGCATCGTGCTCACCGCGACGGGCGAAGAGACGTTCGTTTCAGGCGGCGATCTCCACGAGATCAGCCGTGCCGTGCGGGAGCAGGCGGGCCCGTCCGTGGTGCTCGACATGTACGAGGACCTCGTGCTCCTGGAGACGAGCGCGCTGCCCGTCGTGGCCGCGGTGCAGGGCGACGTCTACGGCGGCGGCTGCGAGCTCTTGCTCCTCTGCGACATGGTGATCGTCGAGGCCCACGCCTCGCTCGCATTCCGGCACGCCCGCATGGGCCTCTCGCCGGCCTGGGGCGGGCTCACGCGGCTCGTCGAGCGCGTGGGGCCGATCGAGGCGCCGCGGCTCATGTTCTCGGCCGAGAAGATCGGCGCCGAGGAGGCCGCGCGGATCGGGCTCGTGAACGAGGTCGTCCCCAAGGGAACGTCACGCGAGCGGGCGATCGAGCGCATCGGGCGGATCGCCGGCGGCGCCCGTGACGTGGTCGCGGCGCAGAAACGCGCGCTCACGGCGGTCCGCGCGGCGATGCGCGGCGACGCGATCGAGCGCGAGCGGGCGACCTTCGCCGAGGTCTGGGGCGGCCCGGCTCATCAGGCCGCGCTCGACGCGTTCTTCAAGCGACGCGGATAG
- a CDS encoding ATP-grasp domain-containing protein, which produces MRFLLLSRNQNLYSTSRIVLAARARGHEVTVIDPLDLQIVVSKGRSSLLHEGNPVPRFDLVIPRIGASITNYGLAVVRQFDLMGVPVLNSAVSIARSRDKLRALQLLNRKNIDVPATICARSPAGVDSALALVGCPAIVKLQQGTQGIGTMIAETPQAVHSLLETLWAMGQDIVLQEYVRESKGRDIRILVVGGRVVASMRRVAKPGEFRSNLHRGGKGDKVKLLPAYRNAAIRAVKVMGLEVAGVDMLESKKKPKILEINSSPGLEGIERASGIDVASAIIEHAEKYALTHGRISQREVDLRITNVIHDERMPPRRLPPIPTRMNGRLNGRARGVPS; this is translated from the coding sequence ATGCGGTTCCTCCTCCTCTCGCGCAACCAGAACCTCTACTCGACCAGCCGGATCGTCCTGGCCGCCCGCGCGCGTGGCCACGAGGTCACGGTCATCGACCCGCTCGACCTGCAGATCGTCGTCTCCAAGGGCCGATCGAGCCTGCTCCACGAGGGCAACCCCGTGCCTCGGTTCGACCTCGTGATCCCCCGCATCGGCGCGAGCATCACGAACTACGGCCTCGCCGTGGTGCGCCAGTTCGACCTCATGGGCGTGCCCGTGCTGAACAGCGCGGTCTCCATCGCCCGGAGCCGCGACAAGCTGCGCGCGCTGCAGCTCCTGAACCGCAAGAACATCGACGTCCCCGCGACGATCTGCGCGCGGAGCCCGGCCGGCGTCGACTCGGCGCTCGCCCTCGTCGGGTGTCCCGCCATCGTCAAGCTCCAGCAGGGCACGCAGGGCATCGGCACCATGATCGCCGAGACCCCCCAGGCCGTGCATTCGCTCCTGGAGACGCTCTGGGCCATGGGCCAGGACATCGTCCTGCAGGAGTACGTCCGCGAGTCGAAGGGCCGCGACATCCGCATCCTCGTGGTCGGCGGCCGCGTGGTCGCCTCGATGCGCAGGGTCGCCAAGCCCGGCGAATTCCGCTCGAACCTGCACCGCGGCGGCAAGGGCGACAAGGTCAAGCTCCTGCCCGCCTACCGCAACGCGGCCATCCGCGCGGTCAAGGTGATGGGCCTCGAGGTCGCCGGCGTCGACATGCTCGAATCGAAGAAAAAGCCGAAGATCCTCGAGATCAACAGCTCCCCCGGGCTCGAAGGCATCGAGCGCGCGAGCGGCATCGACGTGGCCTCGGCCATCATCGAGCACGCCGAGAAGTACGCCCTGACGCACGGGCGCATCTCGCAACGCGAGGTCGATCTGCGCATCACGAACGTGATCCACGACGAGCGCATGCCGCCCCGGCGTCTGCCGCCCATCCCCACCCGCATGAACGGCCGTCTCAACGGCCGGGCCCGCGGAGTGCCGTCTTGA
- a CDS encoding acyl-CoA dehydrogenase family protein, with the protein MWQPFTEEHEQFRKTVRAFAEKELAPHAEEWEDEECFPNWVFKRAGELGILGAHFPEEHGGMGLDYWFSAAKAEELPRSRLAGVTMGLLVQSDMATPVISDLGTKEQIEEFLKPVLAGDKVISLGVSEPAAGSDVAGILTTARKDGDDYVLSGQKTFITNGTRADFVTLLAKTTPDRGAHGCSFFLVPTNLPGFSVSKKLKKIGNKSSDTAELFLDGVRVPKRYLLGEENMGFMYLMQNFQSERLIGSVSALAGGFYMLEQSIAYGRDRVAFGKPILKREVWQHKFVDLYTRAEAAKSLVYKCVDHYNDERYVKKQAVSFDTVKYISMAKVLVGDVVSDIMDTCLQFHGGWGYIEDFPIARAWRDQRLFRIGGGTTETMKYYIAKLMGF; encoded by the coding sequence ATGTGGCAGCCGTTCACCGAGGAGCACGAGCAGTTCCGGAAGACCGTCCGCGCGTTCGCCGAGAAGGAGCTCGCGCCGCACGCCGAGGAATGGGAGGACGAGGAGTGCTTCCCGAATTGGGTGTTCAAGCGCGCCGGTGAGCTCGGCATCCTGGGCGCCCATTTCCCCGAAGAGCACGGCGGCATGGGGCTCGACTACTGGTTCAGCGCGGCGAAGGCGGAGGAGCTGCCGCGCTCACGCCTGGCCGGCGTGACCATGGGCCTGCTCGTGCAGAGCGACATGGCGACCCCGGTGATCAGCGACCTCGGGACGAAGGAGCAGATCGAGGAGTTTTTGAAGCCCGTGCTCGCGGGGGACAAGGTCATCTCGCTCGGCGTGAGCGAGCCTGCGGCGGGCAGCGACGTGGCCGGCATCCTCACGACGGCGCGCAAGGACGGCGACGACTACGTGCTCAGCGGGCAAAAGACGTTCATCACGAACGGGACGCGGGCCGATTTCGTGACGCTCCTGGCGAAGACGACCCCCGACCGCGGGGCGCACGGCTGCTCGTTTTTCCTGGTCCCGACGAACCTGCCGGGCTTCAGCGTCTCGAAGAAGCTGAAGAAGATCGGCAACAAGTCCTCGGACACGGCGGAGCTCTTCCTCGACGGCGTGCGGGTGCCGAAGCGGTACCTGCTCGGCGAGGAGAACATGGGCTTCATGTACCTGATGCAGAACTTCCAGAGCGAGCGGCTCATCGGCTCGGTCAGCGCGCTCGCCGGCGGGTTCTACATGCTGGAGCAGTCGATCGCATACGGCCGCGATCGCGTGGCGTTCGGCAAGCCCATCCTCAAGCGCGAGGTCTGGCAGCACAAGTTCGTGGACCTTTACACGCGGGCGGAGGCGGCGAAGTCCCTCGTGTACAAGTGCGTCGACCATTACAACGACGAGCGCTACGTGAAGAAGCAGGCGGTCAGCTTCGACACGGTGAAATACATCTCGATGGCGAAGGTGCTCGTGGGCGACGTGGTGAGCGACATCATGGACACGTGTCTGCAGTTCCACGGCGGCTGGGGTTACATCGAGGACTTCCCGATCGCCCGTGCCTGGCGCGACCAGCGGCTCTTCCGCATCGGCGGCGGGACGACCGAGACCATGAAGTACTACATCGCCAAGTTGATGGGCTTCTGA
- a CDS encoding OmpA family protein has product MVFLFACPSLAQEASATGALERFQPSVAGDALFGVPSPGVSGHLVPRAKAVVDFGLSPLSIQEGDTRYAIVSQQTFLHVNASLALWDRLLVSLDMPFALAQGGESPTVLGAQFASPQSAEVGDLRIGARVRLFGADRGAFQVGLGGYLYTPTGPSGYAAEGAVRGEPHVVLGGRVDRFLYSVSLGTTLRASARPHTFDARAGAAVVFGKDFFQVGPEFSLSTPFAREILVDTPDTRISVASPVSAELLLGAKLRPLPFLVVGAAAGPGLTQGYGTPVFSAVGSIGYEPQAAPADKDTDGDEIPDKRDACPDTPGPANDDPHKNGCPVDTDGDRIADKQDACPNEPGPKNEDPTKNGCPPDTDGDTIVDAKDACPSEPGAKSADPKKNGCPVDTDDDSIRDAVDACPKDPGVPNEDPKKNGCPPDRDADTVPDKTDACPDVPGKPDEEARLNGCPKVEVTSKEIIIRRQIRFRFGLSSQYQTVDPMSDDLLHEVRDAILQHPEIELIEVQGHADAVGADEYNKILSQSRADSVRAWLIKRGIPPEKLIAKGYGATVPVDSNESKEGRQQNRRANFVIIKKKEP; this is encoded by the coding sequence GTGGTCTTCCTTTTCGCGTGCCCTTCGCTCGCGCAGGAAGCGAGCGCGACCGGCGCCCTCGAACGTTTCCAGCCCTCCGTCGCCGGCGACGCCCTCTTCGGCGTCCCCTCGCCGGGCGTGTCTGGACACCTCGTGCCCCGCGCCAAGGCCGTCGTCGACTTCGGCCTGAGCCCGCTCTCGATCCAGGAGGGCGACACCCGCTACGCCATCGTCTCGCAGCAGACGTTCCTGCACGTGAACGCCTCGCTCGCGCTCTGGGATCGGCTGCTCGTCTCGCTCGACATGCCCTTCGCGCTCGCGCAGGGCGGCGAGAGCCCCACCGTCCTCGGCGCGCAGTTCGCCTCGCCGCAATCGGCCGAGGTCGGCGATCTGCGCATCGGCGCGCGCGTGCGGCTCTTCGGCGCGGATCGCGGCGCCTTCCAGGTCGGCCTCGGCGGGTACCTCTACACGCCCACCGGTCCGAGCGGCTACGCAGCCGAGGGCGCGGTCCGCGGCGAACCCCACGTCGTCCTGGGCGGGCGCGTCGATCGGTTCCTGTACAGCGTCTCGCTCGGCACGACCCTGCGCGCCTCGGCCCGTCCGCACACGTTCGACGCGCGCGCCGGCGCAGCCGTGGTGTTCGGAAAAGACTTCTTCCAGGTCGGCCCCGAGTTCTCGCTCTCGACGCCGTTCGCGCGCGAGATCCTCGTCGACACGCCGGACACGCGGATCTCGGTCGCGTCCCCGGTCTCGGCCGAGCTCCTCCTCGGCGCCAAACTCCGCCCGCTGCCCTTCCTGGTCGTCGGCGCAGCCGCGGGCCCGGGTCTCACGCAGGGTTATGGAACGCCCGTCTTTTCTGCGGTCGGCAGCATCGGCTACGAGCCCCAAGCCGCCCCAGCCGACAAGGACACGGACGGCGACGAGATCCCCGACAAACGCGACGCCTGCCCCGATACGCCAGGCCCGGCGAACGACGATCCCCACAAGAACGGCTGTCCGGTCGACACCGACGGCGATCGCATCGCGGACAAACAGGACGCCTGCCCGAACGAGCCAGGCCCGAAGAACGAGGATCCGACGAAGAACGGCTGCCCGCCCGACACGGACGGCGACACCATCGTCGATGCGAAGGACGCCTGCCCGAGCGAGCCCGGCGCGAAGAGCGCGGATCCCAAGAAAAACGGCTGCCCCGTCGACACGGACGACGACAGCATCCGCGACGCCGTGGACGCCTGTCCCAAGGATCCCGGCGTGCCGAACGAGGACCCGAAGAAGAACGGCTGCCCGCCCGATCGCGACGCGGACACGGTCCCCGACAAGACGGACGCATGCCCGGACGTGCCCGGAAAACCCGACGAAGAAGCCAGGCTCAACGGCTGTCCGAAGGTCGAGGTCACGTCAAAAGAGATCATCATCCGGCGCCAGATCCGCTTCCGGTTCGGGCTCTCGAGCCAGTACCAGACGGTGGATCCGATGAGCGACGACCTCCTGCACGAGGTCCGCGACGCGATCCTCCAGCACCCCGAGATCGAGCTCATCGAGGTGCAAGGCCACGCCGACGCGGTGGGCGCCGACGAGTACAACAAGATCCTCTCGCAGAGCCGCGCCGACTCGGTGCGCGCCTGGCTCATCAAGCGCGGGATCCCACCCGAGAAGCTCATCGCCAAAGGCTACGGCGCAACGGTGCCCGTCGACTCGAACGAGTCGAAGGAAGGACGCCAGCAGAACCGCCGCGCAAACTTCGTGATCATCAAGAAAAAGGAGCCTTGA
- a CDS encoding tetratricopeptide repeat protein → MDRRTAARAAACQAALRPLLLVAALVGGCDALPDLAVTHLGRGDRALVEGRYGEALAAYAHAHELAPRDPRVQRAQMRARVTLMAESPARVAADALEDVAYEAEVLRRTEKGLEAVCLAALGNVLARRGDMEGARAKLVEAVKVDPNVFAAQAALGAFLLDRPEAAAEAKAALEHALVLRPGAAGPLAGLGKRKLAEGDLPGAIERLVAALKAGDDFGTRLALGNARLQQGNHVEAAADLERAVQMSPRSPEALSLLGQALLGAARLDEAERALRASVELRPDAATSIALGFTLVRRKKSSEALDVLGGVLAADPLAAPALLGVGMANEDLGRAEQALAAYRRLLVLPLEGPQRQLVADLQREAKVHVEALELSQAKAAEAAPEKPPQAKR, encoded by the coding sequence ATGGATCGCCGAACCGCCGCTCGCGCCGCGGCTTGCCAAGCTGCCTTGCGGCCCCTTTTGCTGGTCGCGGCGCTCGTCGGGGGGTGCGACGCGCTCCCCGACCTCGCTGTGACGCACCTCGGCCGGGGGGATCGCGCGCTCGTGGAGGGTCGGTACGGGGAGGCCCTCGCCGCCTACGCCCACGCGCACGAGCTCGCGCCGCGTGATCCGCGCGTGCAACGGGCGCAAATGCGGGCGCGGGTCACCCTCATGGCCGAGAGCCCCGCTCGGGTCGCCGCGGACGCGCTGGAGGACGTGGCGTACGAGGCGGAGGTTCTGCGCAGGACGGAGAAGGGCCTCGAAGCGGTGTGCCTGGCGGCGCTCGGCAACGTGCTCGCGCGGCGTGGGGACATGGAGGGCGCCCGGGCGAAGCTCGTCGAGGCGGTGAAGGTCGATCCGAACGTGTTCGCGGCCCAGGCGGCACTCGGGGCGTTCCTCCTGGACCGCCCGGAGGCCGCGGCGGAGGCGAAGGCCGCGCTGGAGCACGCGCTCGTGCTGCGGCCGGGCGCGGCGGGGCCGCTCGCGGGCCTCGGGAAACGGAAGCTCGCCGAGGGGGATCTGCCCGGCGCGATCGAGCGGCTCGTGGCGGCGTTGAAGGCGGGGGACGACTTCGGGACGCGGCTCGCGCTGGGCAATGCGCGTCTCCAGCAGGGCAACCACGTCGAGGCCGCGGCGGATCTCGAGCGCGCGGTGCAGATGTCTCCGCGGAGCCCGGAGGCGCTGAGCCTGCTCGGGCAGGCGCTGCTCGGCGCGGCGAGGCTCGACGAGGCGGAGCGGGCGCTGCGGGCGTCCGTGGAGCTGCGGCCGGACGCGGCGACGTCGATCGCGCTTGGCTTCACGCTGGTGCGGCGGAAGAAGTCGAGCGAAGCGCTCGACGTGCTCGGGGGCGTGCTCGCGGCCGATCCGTTGGCTGCGCCGGCGCTGCTCGGCGTGGGGATGGCGAACGAGGACCTCGGGCGCGCCGAGCAGGCGCTCGCCGCGTATCGCCGTCTGCTCGTGTTGCCGCTCGAAGGTCCGCAGAGGCAGCTCGTCGCCGACCTTCAGCGCGAGGCGAAGGTGCACGTCGAGGCGCTCGAGCTTTCGCAGGCGAAGGCCGCCGAGGCCGCCCCGGAAAAACCTCCGCAGGCGAAACGATGA